The Haloarchaeobius sp. HME9146 DNA segment CATCGAACCACTCGGACACGGCCTCGACGGTCTCCCAGGCGATGACGGTCGGGCCGTCGACCGTCGTATCGTCGGGCATCCCACCGCTGGCGTCTCTGACGACGCTGACGGGGTAGTCGAAGAAGTCCGAGAGCCACGCGTTCAGTTCTCCGCGGTCGGCGTCCATGCGGAACTCGGCCCACTCGTCGTCGCCATGCTCGCGGACCCGGAGCGTCCGCGTCTCGTGGTCGTACTCGCTCCGGATCCGATGAATCGCTGGCTCACGCTTCCCGTTGACGAACTCGCGGTCGCCGTCGACGATGGCGTACTCGCGGTCGTGGCGCAACGCGCCGTTGTTGATGTCGACTTCGTCGACCGGATGCGGGTCGAGCGACTTGACGGGGTGGACGAGGAGACGTGAGACGTGGGGCATGAATGGCGGTACGGGAGTGGGTGAATCAAGTGTTGTGGTCCGATTCGCAGCGTGGAGGCCGAATCGGCCTCGGATGCCGATGGCATGCTGCCCGAACCGCAACTCACGTTTATCCCGTCAGAGCACCGATTCATCAAGCATGCCAACAGTCTCCGTCGACGGGCACACCATCCAGTACGTCACCGCGGGGGACGGCCCGCCATTGCTCCTGCTCCACGGCGGAATCATCGACGCCGGCCCGGTGTCGTGGGGCGAGGTCATCGAGCCACTCGCCGACGATTTCACCGTCTACGCGCCGGATCTGCTCGGATACGGCGACAGCGACGTGCCCGACGTGGACTACACCATCGAGTGCCACGTCGAGACGATGGCCGGATTCGTCGACGAACTCGGGCTGGACACGGACGACGACGGAATTCACGTCTGCGGCCTCTCGATGGGCGGCGCGGTCGCGCTCGGCCTCGCGCTGGACACCGCGGTTCCGGTGAAACGGCTGGTACTCGTGGACTGCTTCGGCCTCGGGACGGAGCTGCCCCGCGGGAAGCTCTCGTACGTGCTCTCGCGACTGCCGATTCTGAACAAGATCGCGGTGGAGCTGTTCCGGCGGAGTAGGAAGTTCACCAAGGCCAGCCTCGCGGGGGTGGCCCGCGACCCCGACGCGCTCTCGGCCGAGGCGGTCGACCGGGTGTGGGAGTACGCGAAGAAACCGAACGCATGCGTTGCCTTCCGGGATTTCCGCAAGCACGAGATAACGAAGCAGGGCTATCGGACGAACTTCACGCCCAGACTCGGCGATTTGTCGGTACCAACCCTGTTCGTCCACGGCCAGCACGACGAGGTCGTTCCGGTCGAGTGGGCCCGTCGCGCCGCGGACGCGGCACCAGAGGCCAGACTGACGATACTCGACGAGTGTGCTCACTGGCCACCGAGAGAGGACCCGGAGACGATGGTCCGTCTGCTCCGGGAGTTCTGCCTGGATTCGTAGCGTGGCTCTGCCTCGGCGCTAGCTACCCTGCGGCGCCGACCCCACGGAACTCGAATCGCGCGCCGGGGCTTGCGTCTGCGACGTCGACCGTCCAGCCGTGAGCGTCGGCCACGTTCGAGACGATAGTCAGGCCCAGGCCGGTGTTGTCCGAACCACCCGTGGTGAACCCCGTCTCGAACACCTCCTCCCTCTGTGCTTCGGGGATGCCCGGGCCGTCGTCCTCGACGTAGAACCCGATTCCGTCCGGCAGTACACCGACGCGGATCGTCACGGTCTCGCTCGATTCGCACCCGCAGCCGGTCGCCGCCATGGCCGATTGGCTTCCGTGTTCGACCGCATCACCGGACCGCGCCCGGCTGTTCGTGGTCCCGTGTTCTACACTGTTGCGGAACAGGTTCTCGAACAGGCTGTCGAGGAGGCTCGGGTCGGCCATGAACTGCATCGAATCGTCCACTTCGAGGGTCGCGTCGTCGACCTCGACGTAGCGCCACGCTTTCATCGCCGAGACGTCCAGGTGGACCGGCTCGAGTTCGTCGATGCCGGCCTCCCTCGCGAGGAGGAGGGCGTCGTCGATGATGCGCTGCATGCGCTCCAGACAGGAGCGAAGCCCGGAGACGAATGTGGATGGGGAAGCCCGTCGGTCTTCGAGTTCGTCGAGGTAGCCCACCGCCACGCTGATTGGGTTGCGGAGGTCGTGCGAGAGCACACCCGCGACGGTCTTGAGGTGCGCGTTCGATTCCGATAGTTCGAGTTCGGTCAGTTTGCGGTCGGTCACGTCGAGGTGTTCGACCAGCGCGTACCGGTCCCCCTGTGCGTCCTGGCCCCCCTCGAACTCGTATGCGCGGGCATACAGCAGGAACCACCGCTTCTCGCTCTGCGAGTGGCAGGGGTATTCGAGCGAGAACTCCTCACGGTCGCCCGCGAGGAGCGAACGGAGACCAGCTGCGGTGCTCGCGGCGAACTCGTCGTCGTCCCCGCCGGCGTCACAGACGGCGATGTAGTTCTTCCCGATGGAGGTGGGGTCTTCGTCGATATCGTTCGCCACGCCGAACGAGCGCCAGCGCTCGTTGGTGTAGACGATGGTTCCCGCGGCGTCGAGGATGGCGAACTGTGCAGGAAGGCCCTCCAGAGCGCCTTCGAGCAGCGCTTTTGGAAGGTCCATAGGAGAGGCTACACGCGTCACCGTTATCAACAGTTGGGCGGGTTTATGGAGATGTCTTTCTCGATATGTATACCCGCTGCTCAAAGTCGCTATCTGTCCAAGAGTGCCGGAACGCCCTGGTCGTCGCGCTGGCCAGCGCGGGAGCCACAAGTCCGAGCCTGCTCGGGTGACGGTCGCCGTAATCTCCCTGTTTTTGACGGTGCGCTACCAAGATATTAGCATGGTGGTTCCCCTCGCGATGGGCTGGCGAAATCTCCTGTTCGAGAACTACCCGGTCGACCCGGCCATGCTCGACGCGCATCTCCCCGACGCCTTCGACGTGGACACCTACGACGGGAGGGGCTGGCTCTCCGTCGTCCCGTTCACGAACGTCGACGTCCGGCCGAAGGGGTTGCCCGCGCGATTCGGACTCGACCTCCCGGAACTCAATCTGCGGACCTACGTCACCTGCGACGGCGAACCCGGCGTGTACTTCTTCAGCCTCGACGCACAGGGCGTGCTCGGGGTCCTCGGTGCGCGGGTGTTCCAGCATCTCCCGTACTTCTATGCCCGAATCAGCCTGGAGGGCGAGGACGGCAGGGTCCGGTTCGACAGCCTCCGGCTCCACCCTGGCGACCGCCCGGCCCACTACGCGGCCACCTACGGTCCCAGTGGCGAGGCGTTCCAGTCGACCGAGGACCCACTGGCGCGGTTTCTCGTGGAACGATACCGGCTCTACACGCAGGGCAGGGATGGGTCGGTCAGGTACGCGAACGTCGACCACGAGCCCTGGACGCTCTACCCCGCAGAGGCGACGGTCGAACGCGACACACTGTTCGCGGCGAACGGGTTCGAGCATCCCGACACGGAGCCGGTCCTGTACTACAGCCCCGGCGTGGACGTGACCGCGACTAGGAGCAAGCACTGGGAGACGGGGAGGCCCTGACGATGCCCGATGAGTCGGCGACACCCGATGAGTCGCGCGAGCAGGCGACCACAGAACTGGAGGACATCGACGGGCCCGTACTCCTGTTCGATGGCGTCTGCAACCTCTGCAACGGCGTCGTCCAGTTCATCATCCCGCGTGACCCCGACGGGACCGTCCAGTTCGCACCGCTGCAGTCCGATGCCGGAGCACGGCTTCAGGAACGAGCTGGCCTCCCACCGGACCAGCTGGAGACCGTGGTGCTGGTCGAGGGCGACGAGTACTACACGAAGTCCGCGGCCGTGATTCGCGTGGCAGAACACCTCGGCGGGGTGTACCGGGTGGCCGCGGTCGGGAAACTGGTCCCGCGGTTCGTTCGGGACAGGCTGTACGACTTCGTGGCCGACCACCGGTACGGCTGGTTCGGGAAGAAGGACCAGTGTATGGTGCCGTCGGCGGACGTAAAAGAGCGGTTCCTCG contains these protein-coding regions:
- a CDS encoding MOSC domain-containing protein — its product is MPHVSRLLVHPVKSLDPHPVDEVDINNGALRHDREYAIVDGDREFVNGKREPAIHRIRSEYDHETRTLRVREHGDDEWAEFRMDADRGELNAWLSDFFDYPVSVVRDASGGMPDDTTVDGPTVIAWETVEAVSEWFDEIGPEELLRRIRPNIVVEAGEAFWEDRLYADRDGVREFTIGEVSLRGHNPCQRCVVPTRDPDTGDETEGFRERFVTKREETLPDWANREWFDHFFRLMVNTSIPESEWGETVAVGDELDLGDVTTV
- a CDS encoding alpha/beta fold hydrolase — protein: MPTVSVDGHTIQYVTAGDGPPLLLLHGGIIDAGPVSWGEVIEPLADDFTVYAPDLLGYGDSDVPDVDYTIECHVETMAGFVDELGLDTDDDGIHVCGLSMGGAVALGLALDTAVPVKRLVLVDCFGLGTELPRGKLSYVLSRLPILNKIAVELFRRSRKFTKASLAGVARDPDALSAEAVDRVWEYAKKPNACVAFRDFRKHEITKQGYRTNFTPRLGDLSVPTLFVHGQHDEVVPVEWARRAADAAPEARLTILDECAHWPPREDPETMVRLLREFCLDS
- a CDS encoding PAS domain-containing sensor histidine kinase, whose protein sequence is MDLPKALLEGALEGLPAQFAILDAAGTIVYTNERWRSFGVANDIDEDPTSIGKNYIAVCDAGGDDDEFAASTAAGLRSLLAGDREEFSLEYPCHSQSEKRWFLLYARAYEFEGGQDAQGDRYALVEHLDVTDRKLTELELSESNAHLKTVAGVLSHDLRNPISVAVGYLDELEDRRASPSTFVSGLRSCLERMQRIIDDALLLAREAGIDELEPVHLDVSAMKAWRYVEVDDATLEVDDSMQFMADPSLLDSLFENLFRNSVEHGTTNSRARSGDAVEHGSQSAMAATGCGCESSETVTIRVGVLPDGIGFYVEDDGPGIPEAQREEVFETGFTTGGSDNTGLGLTIVSNVADAHGWTVDVADASPGARFEFRGVGAAG
- a CDS encoding YqjF family protein — translated: MVVPLAMGWRNLLFENYPVDPAMLDAHLPDAFDVDTYDGRGWLSVVPFTNVDVRPKGLPARFGLDLPELNLRTYVTCDGEPGVYFFSLDAQGVLGVLGARVFQHLPYFYARISLEGEDGRVRFDSLRLHPGDRPAHYAATYGPSGEAFQSTEDPLARFLVERYRLYTQGRDGSVRYANVDHEPWTLYPAEATVERDTLFAANGFEHPDTEPVLYYSPGVDVTATRSKHWETGRP
- a CDS encoding thiol-disulfide oxidoreductase DCC family protein, giving the protein MPDESATPDESREQATTELEDIDGPVLLFDGVCNLCNGVVQFIIPRDPDGTVQFAPLQSDAGARLQERAGLPPDQLETVVLVEGDEYYTKSAAVIRVAEHLGGVYRVAAVGKLVPRFVRDRLYDFVADHRYGWFGKKDQCMVPSADVKERFLD